A window of the Lactobacillus gasseri ATCC 33323 = JCM 1131 genome harbors these coding sequences:
- a CDS encoding heavy-metal-associated domain-containing protein produces MQKVMMKLGGMTCPSCLTKIEKAVEDVDGTDQIKVLFNAGKLKFMMNADKANVDDVKTAIEKMGYEVKGVKAKELD; encoded by the coding sequence ATGCAAAAAGTAATGATGAAGTTAGGTGGCATGACTTGCCCATCTTGTTTAACCAAGATTGAAAAGGCGGTTGAAGATGTCGATGGTACAGATCAAATCAAGGTATTATTTAATGCCGGTAAGTTAAAGTTCATGATGAATGCTGATAAGGCTAATGTTGACGATGTTAAAACAGCAATCGAAAAGATGGGCTATGAAGTCAAGGGTGTAAAGGCAAAGGAGCTAGACTAA
- a CDS encoding DNA-binding protein, which produces MKAEEAYKAELKQSDIDHHTPTAGAMVDHIIANLLIHTLKIDQAKFFAKGSASLFLEQHADEWIRYEQNEFNQLNQILVNNGESIPTTTDQFKEYTMLEENGASKYENGQDQLFALVKDFDTQILFITKAIALTQKETWPELSANLIELLAWIKEQIRQSQNFLGHELRERLYTEEDDDDDDF; this is translated from the coding sequence ATGAAGGCTGAGGAAGCATACAAGGCAGAATTAAAGCAAAGTGATATTGATCATCATACGCCTACAGCTGGTGCAATGGTGGATCACATTATTGCTAATTTATTAATCCATACTTTGAAAATAGATCAAGCTAAGTTCTTCGCCAAGGGTTCGGCTAGTTTATTTTTAGAACAGCATGCTGATGAGTGGATCAGATATGAACAGAATGAGTTTAACCAGTTAAATCAAATTTTAGTTAATAACGGCGAAAGTATTCCTACCACTACTGATCAATTTAAAGAATATACTATGCTTGAGGAGAATGGAGCAAGTAAGTACGAAAATGGGCAAGATCAACTTTTTGCTTTAGTAAAAGACTTTGATACACAAATTTTATTTATTACTAAAGCAATTGCCTTAACTCAAAAAGAAACTTGGCCAGAATTGAGTGCTAATTTGATTGAACTGCTAGCCTGGATTAAGGAACAAATCCGTCAATCGCAAAACTTTTTAGGTCATGAATTGCGTGAAAGATTGTATACTGAAGAAGATGATGACGACGATGATTTTTAA
- a CDS encoding Crp/Fnr family transcriptional regulator, with protein sequence MAELCVHLVPLFNALPTNDQMQIEELVHHQNYQNGELVMDPTSSNNLVIVAHGGARLYTLDENGRENITQILKTGDYAGENWLFGEANTNTYVEATENSDICLLNRNDFLALMKKKPELSIQLLEQNIIKVRAMHKQIQLLSLPKVEDRLLSYLQAYAKQVNKNSFTLPLKMKDLALYLGTTPETLSRKFVLLEKQGSLKRKLRHIDLL encoded by the coding sequence ATGGCAGAGTTATGTGTACATTTAGTTCCATTATTTAATGCATTACCAACAAATGATCAAATGCAAATAGAAGAACTAGTTCACCATCAAAATTATCAAAATGGTGAATTAGTAATGGATCCTACTTCAAGTAATAATTTAGTAATTGTTGCTCATGGTGGTGCCCGCCTTTATACTTTAGACGAAAATGGCCGTGAAAATATTACCCAGATTTTAAAGACGGGTGATTATGCGGGTGAAAACTGGTTATTTGGTGAAGCAAATACGAATACTTATGTGGAAGCTACAGAAAATAGTGATATTTGTTTACTCAACCGAAATGATTTTTTAGCTTTAATGAAAAAGAAACCAGAATTAAGTATTCAACTCTTAGAACAAAATATTATTAAAGTACGTGCTATGCATAAGCAAATTCAATTATTAAGTTTGCCTAAGGTAGAAGATCGACTATTGAGTTATTTACAGGCTTATGCAAAACAAGTGAATAAAAATTCATTTACTTTGCCCCTAAAAATGAAAGATTTAGCCTTGTATTTAGGCACTACTCCCGAAACTTTATCGCGTAAATTTGTACTGTTAGAGAAGCAGGGGAGCCTAAAACGAAAACTACGTCATATTGATTTATTATAG
- a CDS encoding GNAT family N-acetyltransferase, producing MSLIYIRQAAKNDLEQIMPIIDEAKKFLKEEGNPQWQSGYPNVETITADIKDGAAWVLIVDQKIAGYTAITDGPDPNYKQIDGKWKNDLDPYVAIHRVAISDEYRGMHLASYLMSSLISMHYAEGIRNYRVDTFRTNDVVRHIVEDAGFVKRGNIKNMDPIDPYRVAFELNL from the coding sequence ATGTCACTAATTTATATTCGTCAAGCAGCCAAAAATGACCTTGAACAAATCATGCCGATTATTGATGAGGCAAAAAAGTTTTTAAAAGAAGAAGGAAATCCGCAATGGCAAAGTGGTTATCCCAATGTTGAGACTATTACAGCCGATATTAAAGACGGGGCCGCTTGGGTCTTAATCGTTGATCAGAAAATTGCTGGTTATACTGCAATTACGGATGGACCTGATCCTAATTACAAGCAGATTGATGGAAAATGGAAGAATGATCTTGATCCTTATGTGGCCATTCATCGCGTTGCAATTTCTGATGAGTATCGCGGGATGCACCTTGCTAGCTATTTAATGAGCAGTTTGATTTCAATGCACTATGCGGAAGGCATAAGGAATTATCGCGTTGATACTTTTCGAACTAACGACGTAGTTCGGCATATTGTTGAAGACGCTGGCTTTGTAAAACGTGGTAATATTAAGAATATGGATCCAATTGATCCATACCGCGTTGCTTTTGAATTAAATTTATAG
- a CDS encoding MarR family winged helix-turn-helix transcriptional regulator, with protein sequence MKIYNYINKVKKLDILLSREIAQILLRQGVPFPKSQIEVVIYLYHHQDQVVYQRDLPDVLGITRPMANGLVKHLIQKNAVKLIEDSDDSRLKRIKLMPVVIADIDSRTAAFAKEFNQMEGKMTKGFTQKQRDEFDQLLVRAIKNLEEK encoded by the coding sequence ATGAAAATATATAATTATATCAATAAAGTTAAAAAATTAGATATTCTTTTGTCAAGGGAGATTGCTCAAATATTATTGCGACAGGGCGTTCCTTTTCCTAAATCACAAATTGAAGTAGTTATATATTTATATCATCATCAAGATCAAGTTGTGTATCAGCGTGACTTGCCGGATGTTTTGGGAATTACGCGACCAATGGCTAATGGGTTAGTAAAACATCTGATTCAGAAAAATGCTGTAAAATTAATCGAAGATTCAGATGATTCAAGATTAAAGCGTATTAAATTAATGCCAGTAGTAATAGCGGATATTGATTCTCGAACTGCTGCTTTTGCTAAAGAATTTAACCAAATGGAAGGTAAGATGACCAAAGGCTTTACTCAGAAGCAGCGTGATGAGTTCGATCAATTGTTGGTAAGAGCTATTAAAAATTTAGAAGAAAAGTAG
- a CDS encoding GNAT family N-acetyltransferase — MIIRRVTMDDLEEVVNLESAAFKMTKEQTRDDMVGRIENYPDTFLVVQEDGKVIGHIFGPAFNKRYIEDELYFNNHPNQKDDRYQMILSLAVLPAYRKQGIATKLIEALVQVAKKQKRRAISLTCLPKLIKFYKKRGFHNEGKTSDDIPDPTGVTSVNMVRTL, encoded by the coding sequence ATGATTATTCGTAGAGTAACGATGGATGATTTAGAAGAAGTAGTAAATCTAGAATCTGCTGCATTTAAGATGACTAAAGAGCAAACCAGAGACGATATGGTTGGAAGAATTGAAAATTATCCTGATACTTTTTTGGTAGTACAAGAAGATGGTAAAGTAATTGGTCATATTTTTGGTCCTGCTTTTAATAAACGCTACATTGAAGATGAACTATACTTTAATAATCATCCCAATCAAAAAGATGATCGGTATCAAATGATATTAAGCTTGGCTGTTTTGCCTGCATATCGTAAACAGGGAATTGCAACAAAATTAATTGAAGCATTGGTGCAAGTTGCTAAAAAGCAAAAGCGCCGAGCCATTTCTTTAACTTGTTTACCAAAATTGATTAAATTTTATAAAAAACGTGGTTTCCATAATGAAGGAAAAACTAGTGATGATATTCCAGATCCAACTGGTGTTACTAGTGT